In one window of Nocardia brasiliensis DNA:
- the glmS gene encoding glutamine--fructose-6-phosphate transaminase (isomerizing), translated as MCGIVGYVGYRDALGVVVDALRRMEYRGYDSAGVAIADGTGALAVERKAGKLANLEAELAEIGVARFAGTTGMGHTRWATHGAPTDRNAHPHRDHSGKVAVVHNGIIENFAPLRRELEEAGVELRSDTDTEVAVHLVAQAYAEGPTAGDFAASALSVLRRLEGAFTLVFTHADHPEMIVAARRSTPLVVGVGKGEMFIASDVTAFIEHTREAVELGQDQAVVITADTYTVTDFAGTDAVARTRPFTIDWDLAAAEKGGHDYFMLKEIEEQPAGVADTLIGHFSQDQDGAGRIVLDEQRLADQELRDFDKVFVVACGSSYHAGLLAKYAIEHWTRLPVEVELASEFRYRDPVLDRSTLVVAISQSGETADTLEAVRHAKEQKARVLAICNTNGAQIPRESDAVLYTRTGPEIGVASTKAFLAQVTANYLVGLALAQARGTKYPDEVAREFAELEAMPNLVERVLATGPQVRAIARELAHVQTVLFLGRHVGYPVALEGALKLKELAYMHAEGFAAGELKHGPIALIEDGLPVIVVMPSPKGRAVLHSKLLSNIREIQARGARTIVIAEEGDDTVRPFADDLIEIPSAPTLFQPLLSTVPLQIFAAEVAQARGYDVDKPRNLAKSVTVE; from the coding sequence ATGTGCGGAATCGTGGGGTACGTCGGATACCGGGACGCGCTCGGCGTTGTCGTTGACGCGTTGCGCCGCATGGAATATCGCGGCTACGACTCCGCGGGTGTGGCGATCGCCGACGGCACCGGCGCGTTGGCGGTGGAACGCAAGGCGGGCAAGCTGGCCAACCTGGAGGCCGAGCTGGCCGAGATCGGGGTGGCGCGGTTCGCGGGTACCACCGGCATGGGCCACACCCGCTGGGCGACGCACGGCGCGCCGACCGACCGCAACGCGCACCCGCACCGCGATCACAGCGGCAAGGTCGCCGTGGTGCACAACGGCATCATCGAGAACTTCGCCCCGTTGCGCCGCGAACTGGAAGAGGCCGGGGTCGAACTGCGCAGCGACACCGACACCGAGGTGGCCGTGCACCTGGTCGCGCAGGCCTACGCCGAGGGGCCTACCGCGGGCGATTTCGCGGCGAGCGCGCTTTCGGTGCTGCGCCGGTTGGAGGGCGCGTTCACGCTGGTCTTCACCCACGCCGACCATCCGGAGATGATCGTCGCCGCGCGCCGCTCGACGCCGCTGGTGGTCGGCGTCGGCAAGGGCGAGATGTTCATCGCCTCCGACGTCACCGCGTTCATCGAGCACACCCGCGAGGCGGTCGAGCTCGGGCAGGATCAGGCGGTGGTGATTACCGCGGACACCTACACGGTCACCGATTTCGCGGGGACCGACGCGGTCGCGCGCACCCGGCCGTTCACCATCGACTGGGATCTGGCCGCCGCGGAAAAGGGCGGTCACGACTACTTCATGCTCAAGGAGATCGAGGAGCAGCCCGCCGGCGTCGCGGACACCCTGATCGGGCATTTCAGCCAGGATCAGGACGGCGCGGGCCGGATCGTGCTGGACGAGCAGCGCCTGGCCGACCAGGAACTGCGCGACTTCGACAAGGTCTTCGTCGTCGCGTGCGGCAGCTCCTACCACGCGGGTCTGCTCGCCAAATACGCGATCGAGCACTGGACCAGGTTGCCCGTCGAGGTGGAGCTGGCCAGCGAATTCCGTTACCGCGACCCGGTATTGGACCGTTCCACGCTGGTGGTGGCGATCTCGCAGTCGGGCGAGACCGCCGACACCCTCGAGGCGGTGCGTCACGCCAAGGAGCAGAAGGCCAGGGTGCTGGCGATCTGCAACACCAACGGCGCGCAGATCCCGCGCGAGTCCGATGCCGTGCTCTACACCAGGACCGGCCCGGAGATCGGTGTCGCCTCGACCAAGGCGTTTCTCGCCCAGGTCACGGCGAACTACCTGGTGGGTCTGGCGCTGGCGCAGGCGCGCGGCACCAAGTACCCGGACGAGGTGGCCCGCGAGTTCGCCGAGCTGGAGGCGATGCCGAACCTGGTGGAGCGGGTGCTGGCGACCGGCCCGCAGGTGCGTGCCATCGCGCGCGAGCTCGCCCACGTGCAGACGGTGCTCTTCCTGGGCCGCCATGTCGGGTACCCGGTGGCGCTGGAGGGTGCGCTGAAGCTCAAGGAGCTGGCGTATATGCACGCCGAAGGGTTCGCGGCCGGTGAGCTCAAGCACGGCCCGATCGCGCTGATCGAGGACGGTCTGCCGGTGATCGTGGTGATGCCGTCGCCGAAGGGGCGCGCGGTGCTGCATTCCAAGCTGCTCAGCAACATTCGCGAGATTCAGGCGCGCGGCGCGCGCACCATCGTGATCGCCGAGGAGGGCGACGACACGGTGCGGCCGTTCGCCGATGACCTGATCGAGATCCCGTCCGCGCCGACGCTGTTCCAACCGCTGCTGTCGACGGTTCCGTTGCAGATCTTCGCCGCCGAGGTGGCGCAGGCCCGCGGCTACGACGTGGACAAGCCGCGCAACCTGGCCAAGTCCGTCACGGTCGAGTAG
- a CDS encoding MFS transporter — protein sequence MPLALLALALGAFGIGTTEFVVVGLLPDIADTYAVSIPTAGLLVTGYALGVVAGAPLMTGLGTRVARKRMLLGMLLLLIAGNVLSAVAPTFGIMLTGRIVASLAHGAFFGIGAVVAGGLVRPDKRAGAIAIMFTGLTVATMVGVPVGTLLGQQFGWRLTFLIVALVGLIGLVGVALLVPEQPAPRDARLRTELAVLRNPQVLLAMAMTVLGFGGVFAAITYLAPMMTEVTGFADSSVTWLLVLFGLGFSAGNLIGGKFADRHLMPMLYLTLSGLAVVLALFTVTAHNKVTAAITVVLIGALGFATVPPLQKRVLDQASGAPTLASAVNIGAFNLGNALAAWFGGLVIAAGFGYTAPNWVGVALVVTALGLAVWSGALERRTAAEPAPALVAAS from the coding sequence ATGCCACTCGCACTCCTCGCCCTGGCACTCGGGGCGTTCGGAATCGGCACTACCGAATTCGTGGTCGTCGGGCTGCTGCCCGACATCGCGGACACCTACGCGGTGTCCATCCCCACCGCGGGCCTGCTGGTCACCGGGTACGCGCTCGGTGTCGTGGCGGGTGCGCCGCTGATGACCGGGCTCGGCACCAGGGTCGCCCGCAAGCGCATGCTCCTCGGCATGCTGCTGCTCCTGATCGCGGGCAACGTATTGTCCGCCGTCGCACCGACTTTCGGGATCATGCTGACCGGCCGGATCGTGGCCTCGCTGGCGCACGGCGCCTTCTTCGGCATCGGCGCGGTGGTCGCGGGCGGCCTGGTGCGCCCCGACAAGCGCGCGGGCGCCATTGCCATCATGTTCACCGGACTCACCGTGGCCACCATGGTCGGCGTGCCGGTCGGCACCCTGCTCGGCCAGCAGTTCGGCTGGCGGCTCACCTTCCTGATCGTCGCGCTGGTCGGGCTGATCGGCCTTGTCGGCGTCGCCCTGCTGGTGCCCGAACAACCGGCACCCCGCGATGCCCGGCTACGCACCGAACTCGCCGTGCTCCGCAATCCGCAGGTGCTGCTGGCGATGGCCATGACGGTGCTCGGGTTCGGCGGTGTCTTCGCCGCGATCACCTACCTCGCCCCGATGATGACCGAGGTCACCGGGTTCGCGGACAGCTCGGTCACCTGGCTGCTCGTCCTGTTCGGTCTCGGCTTCTCCGCGGGCAACCTGATCGGCGGCAAATTCGCCGATCGGCACCTGATGCCGATGCTCTACCTCACGCTGAGCGGGCTGGCCGTGGTGCTCGCGCTGTTCACCGTCACCGCGCACAACAAGGTCACCGCCGCGATCACCGTCGTGCTGATCGGCGCGCTCGGCTTCGCCACCGTGCCGCCGCTGCAAAAGCGCGTCCTCGACCAGGCTTCCGGCGCACCGACTTTGGCCTCCGCCGTCAACATCGGCGCGTTCAACCTCGGCAACGCTCTCGCCGCGTGGTTCGGTGGCCTGGTCATCGCCGCAGGCTTCGGCTACACCGCGCCCAACTGGGTCGGGGTCGCGCTGGTGGTCACCGCGCTCGGCTTGGCCGTCTGGTCCGGCGCACTGGAACGCCGCACCGCCGCCGAGCCGGCACCCGCGCTCGTTGCGGCGAGCTGA
- a CDS encoding MarR family winged helix-turn-helix transcriptional regulator, whose translation MTADTALTGLADGWYALSLLHDRIEAHIERALQSGHDLSVREYSLLVVLSRQHDGPGGHLRMNQVAEAVVLSQSATTRLVTRLEDRGLLQRYLCPDDRRGIYTDVTPAGLALLEQARPTHDDALANALGQAAADPELAPLVAAVEALNTTSAHGPRTRAYRPV comes from the coding sequence ATGACCGCGGATACCGCCCTGACCGGCTTGGCCGATGGCTGGTACGCACTGTCGCTGCTGCACGATCGGATCGAGGCGCACATCGAACGCGCCCTGCAATCCGGCCACGACCTGAGCGTCCGCGAGTACTCCCTGCTGGTGGTGTTGAGCAGGCAGCACGACGGCCCCGGCGGTCACCTACGGATGAATCAGGTCGCCGAGGCGGTGGTGCTGAGCCAGAGCGCGACGACCCGGCTGGTCACCCGGCTCGAGGATCGCGGCCTGCTCCAGCGCTACCTGTGCCCCGACGACCGCCGCGGCATCTACACCGACGTCACCCCGGCGGGTCTCGCGCTGCTCGAGCAGGCGCGTCCCACCCACGACGACGCCCTCGCGAACGCGCTCGGACAGGCCGCGGCCGATCCGGAACTGGCGCCTTTGGTCGCCGCGGTAGAAGCACTCAACACGACCTCGGCACACGGTCCGCGCACCCGCGCCTATCGACCCGTCTGA
- a CDS encoding cupredoxin domain-containing protein yields the protein MPMVTRRARSTQVAAGVVALTALLVTGCGGGDSSQAGTTTTRPAHPATTTQPAGETKPAAVTVDVRDMEFTPAEVTVKAGDTVTWHFTDKAPHTVQGIGDKAMGINSPIIDKGDWSYTFTVPGTYRYLCSLHPEMRGTVTVQ from the coding sequence ATGCCAATGGTCACGCGTCGCGCACGGTCCACGCAGGTCGCCGCCGGAGTGGTGGCGCTGACCGCGCTGCTCGTCACGGGTTGCGGCGGCGGCGATTCGAGCCAGGCCGGCACGACCACGACGCGACCCGCGCACCCGGCGACCACCACCCAGCCCGCGGGCGAGACGAAGCCGGCCGCCGTCACCGTCGACGTGCGCGACATGGAGTTCACGCCCGCCGAGGTGACCGTCAAGGCCGGCGACACGGTCACCTGGCATTTCACCGACAAGGCCCCGCACACCGTGCAGGGCATCGGCGACAAGGCGATGGGCATCAACAGCCCGATCATCGACAAGGGCGACTGGAGCTACACCTTCACCGTGCCCGGCACCTACCGCTATCTGTGCTCCCTGCACCCGGAAATGCGCGGGACCGTCACGGTGCAGTAG
- a CDS encoding NAD(P)H-hydrate dehydratase, translating into MSTQRGYFTADEVRAAEAELFTRVADGVPMRRAAYGLATVVAGELRARTGGVAGRAVTLLVGSGDNGGDALWAGSMLRRRGVEVAAVLLNPARAHAKGLAALRKAGGRVRTDVGRPDLVVDGVVGISGRGPLRPEAAELVAALRVPIVAADLPSGVDPDTGAVTGPAVRADVTVAFGAYKPVHALAAPYCGRIELVPIGLQLPGPNLAALEPASIGACWPVPAATDDKYTQGVTGVCAGSASYPGAAVLCTGAAVAATSGMVRYAGTGAADVLARFPEVIATQEVSAAGRVQSWVFGPGAGTDAAARDRLAEILATDLPVVVDADGLTMLAAAPELVRGRTAPTVLTPHAGEFARLAGHEVGPDRVGAVRALAADWQVTVLLKGRATLVAAPGAPVLVNEAGASWAATAGAGDLLAGILGALLAAGREPAWSAAAAARVHALAANLAAQEGHSVCAPISATPLLDHVRAAIGTLRAFADVAERSAHPSS; encoded by the coding sequence ATGTCCACGCAGCGGGGCTATTTCACGGCGGACGAAGTGCGCGCGGCAGAGGCCGAGTTGTTCACGCGCGTCGCGGATGGTGTGCCCATGCGGCGCGCGGCGTATGGACTGGCCACGGTCGTCGCGGGGGAGTTGCGGGCGCGCACCGGCGGGGTCGCCGGACGCGCGGTGACCCTGCTCGTCGGCTCCGGCGACAACGGCGGTGATGCCCTGTGGGCCGGTTCGATGCTGCGCCGCCGCGGTGTCGAGGTGGCCGCGGTGCTGTTGAATCCGGCCAGGGCGCACGCGAAAGGGCTTGCGGCACTGCGTAAAGCCGGTGGGCGGGTGCGCACCGACGTCGGCAGGCCCGATCTGGTGGTCGACGGCGTCGTCGGCATCTCCGGTCGCGGCCCGCTGCGCCCCGAGGCCGCCGAACTCGTTGCGGCACTGCGTGTCCCGATCGTCGCCGCGGACCTGCCGAGCGGTGTCGACCCGGATACCGGCGCGGTCACCGGCCCTGCCGTGCGCGCCGACGTCACGGTGGCCTTCGGCGCGTACAAGCCGGTGCACGCGCTGGCCGCGCCGTACTGCGGGCGAATCGAGTTGGTGCCCATCGGGTTACAACTACCCGGACCGAATCTGGCGGCGCTGGAACCCGCGTCGATCGGGGCCTGCTGGCCGGTGCCCGCGGCGACCGACGACAAGTACACCCAGGGCGTGACCGGCGTGTGTGCGGGCAGCGCGAGCTACCCGGGCGCCGCGGTGCTGTGCACCGGCGCTGCGGTCGCGGCGACCTCGGGCATGGTCCGCTATGCCGGCACGGGCGCCGCGGACGTGCTCGCGAGGTTCCCGGAAGTCATTGCCACCCAGGAGGTCTCGGCGGCAGGGCGGGTGCAGTCCTGGGTGTTCGGTCCGGGCGCCGGCACCGACGCCGCGGCCCGCGATCGGCTCGCCGAGATCCTCGCCACCGACCTGCCGGTCGTCGTCGATGCCGACGGTCTGACCATGCTGGCCGCCGCGCCCGAGCTGGTGCGCGGCCGCACCGCGCCGACGGTATTGACACCGCACGCAGGCGAATTCGCCCGTCTCGCCGGGCACGAGGTCGGTCCGGATCGGGTCGGCGCGGTCCGTGCGCTCGCCGCGGACTGGCAGGTCACCGTCCTGTTGAAAGGCCGCGCCACCCTGGTGGCCGCGCCGGGCGCGCCGGTGCTGGTCAACGAGGCCGGTGCGTCCTGGGCCGCGACGGCCGGCGCGGGCGATCTGCTCGCCGGCATCCTCGGCGCCCTGCTCGCCGCGGGCCGCGAGCCGGCCTGGTCCGCGGCTGCCGCGGCCCGGGTGCACGCGTTGGCGGCCAACCTCGCTGCCCAGGAAGGCCACTCGGTCTGCGCCCCGATCTCGGCGACACCCCTGCTCGACCACGTCCGCGCGGCGATCGGCACCTTGCGCGCGTTCGCCGACGTCGCGGAACGGTCCGCGCACCCGTCGTCATAG
- the alr gene encoding alanine racemase has protein sequence MQVETVVDLDAIAHNVRILREHAGDAAVMAVVKADGYNHGAVEVGKAALAAGAAELGVTTIAEAVQLREAGITAPILSWLNNSDADFGAAIGADVEIGVCSLGHLRAVAAATEQTGRTATVSLKVDTGLNRNGLSPIEYPQALAELRTLVDARAVRFRAIFSHLANADEPAHPVNDMQRDRFLEAIALAKEHGLEPELVHLANSPATLTRPDLAFDLVRPGIAMYGHSPVAEDFGLRPAMTFQARVALVKQVAAGEGVSYGHTWHAPRDTTVALIPVGYADGVFRSLSGRFEVWLGGARRPSVGRICMDQFVVDLGDNAAGVVAGDTAVLFGGGPGEPRAQEWAELLDTIHYEVVCSPRGRSVRRYVGGGR, from the coding sequence GTGCAAGTGGAGACGGTCGTCGATCTCGACGCCATCGCGCACAACGTGCGGATCCTGCGCGAGCATGCGGGCGACGCCGCCGTGATGGCGGTCGTCAAAGCCGACGGCTACAACCACGGCGCGGTCGAGGTCGGCAAGGCGGCGCTGGCCGCGGGGGCCGCCGAACTCGGCGTCACCACGATCGCCGAGGCGGTGCAGTTGCGCGAGGCGGGGATCACCGCGCCGATCCTGAGCTGGCTCAACAACTCCGACGCCGACTTCGGCGCCGCGATCGGCGCCGACGTCGAGATCGGCGTGTGCTCGCTCGGCCACCTGCGCGCGGTGGCCGCGGCGACCGAGCAGACCGGCCGGACCGCGACGGTCTCGCTCAAGGTCGACACCGGCCTCAACCGCAACGGGTTGTCGCCGATCGAATACCCGCAGGCACTGGCGGAACTGCGGACCCTGGTGGACGCGCGGGCGGTGCGGTTCCGGGCGATCTTCTCCCACCTCGCGAACGCCGACGAACCCGCGCACCCGGTCAACGACATGCAGCGCGACCGTTTCCTGGAAGCGATCGCCCTCGCCAAGGAACACGGCCTGGAACCGGAACTGGTGCACCTGGCCAACTCGCCTGCCACGCTGACCCGGCCCGATCTCGCGTTCGATCTGGTTCGTCCCGGCATCGCGATGTACGGGCACAGTCCGGTCGCCGAGGACTTCGGGCTGCGCCCGGCGATGACGTTCCAGGCGCGCGTCGCCCTGGTCAAGCAGGTCGCCGCGGGGGAGGGCGTCTCCTACGGGCACACCTGGCACGCACCGCGCGACACCACGGTGGCGCTGATCCCGGTGGGCTACGCCGACGGTGTATTCCGTTCGCTCAGTGGACGATTCGAGGTGTGGCTGGGCGGCGCGCGCAGGCCGAGCGTCGGCCGGATCTGCATGGACCAGTTCGTCGTCGACCTCGGTGACAACGCCGCGGGCGTGGTGGCGGGCGATACCGCCGTCCTGTTCGGCGGCGGCCCCGGCGAACCGCGCGCGCAGGAATGGGCGGAACTGCTCGACACCATTCACTACGAGGTGGTGTGTTCGCCGCGCGGCCGGTCGGTTCGC